The SAR202 cluster bacterium region CCGGCAAACTCCAAGTGCGTGTTCACGCCCGTGCCGACGGCGGTGCCGCCGAGGGCGATCTCGCACAGGCTGACCATCGAGTGCCTGATGCGCTGGATGCCGCGCTCTATCTGGCCGGCGTGGCCCGCGAACTCCTGGCCCAGGCGCACCGGCGTCGCGTCCTGCAGGTGCGTCCTGCCGGTCTTCACCACCGGCATGAACTCCTCCGCCTTCGCCTCCAGCGCCTTTTGTAGGTGCTCCAGGGCAGGGATGAGGTTGTGGACGATCGTCGTCATTGCCGCCAGGTTCGTCGCCGTCGGGATAACGTCGTTGGATGACTGACCGATGTTGACGTGGTCGTTCGGGTGCACCGGCTTGCGGGAGCCGCGCACGCCGCCGAGAATCTCGATGGCGCGGTTGGAGATGACCTCGTTCGTGTTCATATTCGTGGACGTGCCGGAGCCGGTCTGGAAGATGTCCACGACGAACTGGTCGTCCAGCTTGCCGTTCGCCACCTCGTTCGCCGCCTGCACGATGGCGTCCGCCAGCTTCTTGTCCAGCAGTCCGAGCTCGTTGTTTACCTGCGCCGCCGCCAGCTTCACCTGGCCGATCGCGCGGATGAAGGAGCGGGGAAACCGAAGGTCGCTGATCGGGAAGTTCAGCACCGCGCGCTGCGTGTTGGCGCCATAGTACGCGTTGGCGGGCACCTTCAGCTCGCCCATCGTGTCCTTCTCTGTTCGGAACTGTCCGGCCTGGGTCATTTGAGTACAACTCTCCTGCCTGCCGCGGGGCGGCGAAATTCGTCAAGCACTGGGTAAATGTTAGGTTACGCTATGGCTTTTGACAAGCTGCGTTGCTAGAATAGTGGCTTGGCCGCAGGCCCCTATTCACAGCCGTTCCAGGAGATTTACAGATGCGAGTAATCGACCTTCGAAGCGATACCAAGACCCGCCCGACGCCCGCCATGCGCAAGGCGATGGCTGAGGCGGAAGTCGGCGACGATATGCTTGCCGAGGACCCCACCGTAAATAAGCTGGAGGAGATGTCGGCCGAGCGGACCGGCAAAGAGGCCGCGGTGCTCCTGAGCAGCGGCACCATGGGCAACCTGGTCGCCAGCCTCACCTACTGCCAGCGCGGCACCGAAATGATCGTAGGTGACAGGTCGCACATCTTCCGCGCGGAGGCTGCGGGCGCTTCCGGACTGGGCGGCATCGCCTACAGGACCGTCGCCAACGACTCGCGCGGCATGATCAGCCCGAAGGCTATCGAGAACGCGATCAACCCGAACGACCAGCACTATGCGCCCACGAAGATGATCGCGATCGAGAACACGCACAACTCGTGCGGCGGCACCGTCCTGACGCCCGCGGACGTGAAGGCGATCGGCGACGTCGCGAAGGCGCACAAGCTGCCCCTGCACATGGACGGCGCGCGCATCTTCAACGCAGCGGTATACCTTGAGACCCCATTGTCGGAGCTCGTTAGGGAAGCGGACATGGTGACCTTCTGCCTTTCGAAGGGCCTGGGCTGCCCCATCGGCTCAATGCTCTGCGGTA contains the following coding sequences:
- the ltaE gene encoding low-specificity L-threonine aldolase — its product is MRVIDLRSDTKTRPTPAMRKAMAEAEVGDDMLAEDPTVNKLEEMSAERTGKEAAVLLSSGTMGNLVASLTYCQRGTEMIVGDRSHIFRAEAAGASGLGGIAYRTVANDSRGMISPKAIENAINPNDQHYAPTKMIAIENTHNSCGGTVLTPADVKAIGDVAKAHKLPLHMDGARIFNAAVYLETPLSELVREADMVTFCLSKGLGCPIGSMLCGTREAIDQARRWRKALGGATRQAGVIAAAGVVALEQMVDRMADDHANARKLAFGLANIKGFVLDPGHFQTNLVFADTTFKNALEIARKLDDQGVKVNARGYDGKTWRFVTHADVNSADIDFTLKAISATVKAHAVF
- a CDS encoding class II fumarate hydratase: MTQAGQFRTEKDTMGELKVPANAYYGANTQRAVLNFPISDLRFPRSFIRAIGQVKLAAAQVNNELGLLDKKLADAIVQAANEVANGKLDDQFVVDIFQTGSGTSTNMNTNEVISNRAIEILGGVRGSRKPVHPNDHVNIGQSSNDVIPTATNLAAMTTIVHNLIPALEHLQKALEAKAEEFMPVVKTGRTHLQDATPVRLGQEFAGHAGQIERGIQRIRHSMVSLCEIALGGTAVGTGVNTHLEFAGRVAKKLSALARVDVRETGNHFQAQSTLDSLVDTSGALKTVAVSLMKIANDIRWLGSGPRAGLGEIDLPAVQPGSSIMPGKVNPVIPESVCMVAAQVIGNDAAITIAGQSGNFEINVMMPIAAYDLLQSIDILSTASRNLADQCIVGLKATRKGPDMVQNGLAICTTLVPHIGYDASAAIAKEAQATGKSIREIAKVRTKFSDAELDKILDAASMTEPGLGGVSVG